GCGGGAATTGCGCGACGCCTGGGCGGAAGCTATGAAGCGGGCCAGGCAGGACCGCGTTGGCGCGGCAGTGGGGAAATAAGATGAACGATCACTTGCAGCCCCGTTCCGTTGAGGACCTGTGGCAGGATTATTGGTTTCTGACCCGGGAAATGTCCAAGTTTCTGGCTCGGCAGGAGATGGATCTGTTTTATGATCTCATGGCTCAGCGGGAACAGTTTCAGGCTATGCTGGAAGAGTCCGGCGACCGCTCTGTCGGACAGAGCCCGGAAGGCAGGGCTTTCCTGGAAAAAATTCAGCAGGAGAACCGGTCCATGCAGTTTTTGCTCCGGGCTGCGCTCAACAAAAGGCAGCAGCAGCGGGCGGTATCGAATGCTTACAGCGGTGAGATCCAGTCTTCTGCCGCCGGGCGGCGTTTTAACCGGGAAGGTTAGCTCTGCGTGATCCTTTAGAATAGATACGCTTCAGGCAAAGGAATGCCTGGAATATCTGATCAGGGAGGAACTCAGATGAAAATAGCAAATTCGGCAGTCTGTCTCAGCGGCCGGCATTCGCTGGTAGAGAAAGATGAAAGCCGGGAATCTATTCAGATTTGGGGCCGGGGCCGGCGGTTGAACGGTGCGGCGCAGATTCTGGAGCAAAAGCGCCAGGACAGTGTTGCGGTTTCCCGTCAGGCGGTCAGTCTCATGCGCCAAAAGCTGCGCCAGACCGAAAATCTGGCGGGACGGGAACAGGTATCCTTGCTCAGTGACGAAGACAAACAGAAGATCAGCCTGCTGGAGATGCTGCTGAGCGAGCTGACCGGCAAGAAAATCCGGTTTGCCGTGCCGGCCTGGAACATGTCCGGCGGCAATGCCCAGTCGGCCGGAACCGGCTGGGGCTTATCCTATGAGTCGGTTCAGTCACATTATGAAGCTGAGACGACCAGCTTTCAGTCGCATGGCATAGTCAAGACCGCCGATGGAAAAGAAATCTCCTTTTCCCTGAACATGACCATGAGCCGGGAGTTCTATTCGCGGCAGAGTGTCCAGATACAGGCTGGCGCTGGTGCCGCGGTTGACCCGCTTGTGATCAACTATGACGGTCCGTCCGCCGGTCTGACGGAGACTAAGATCCAATTTGATCTGGATGCCGACGGCGTGCTGGACAACATTTCCTTTGTCCGTCCGGGCAGCGGCTTTTTGGCCTTGGACCAAAACGGAGACGGGGTGATCAATGACGGGCGGGAATTGTTCGGGCCCCAGTCGGGTGACGGTTTTGCCGATCTGGCTCTGTATGATGTGGACGGCAACCAGTGGATCGACGAGAATGACCCGATCTTCTCTCAACTGCAGATCTGGACCAGAGACTCTGCCGGGAATGATCAGTTGCTGGCCTTGGGCGTTGCCGGCGTCGGAGCCATCTATCTGGGTCATATTTCGACCGAATTTGCCCTCAAGGACAGCAGCAACAATCATAACGGGCAAGTCCGCAGCACCGGTGTCTTTTTGCGGGAAAACGGCACAGCCGGAACGGTCCAGCATGTAGACTTAGTCGTATAACTTTTTTAACTTGCATTTTTTGGCGGGGAAACATATAATTTACCTAAGAGAACCTTTTGCTTAGGTCTGTGGTTGAAAATCGATGCCAGTCGCAGGCGAAACGATCCACGTAAGAAGTCCAAAGAGGCTTTGAGCATGGTGCGGCTTAGATATAAGCCCTGCCGAATTGGGAAGTGGGAGGCGGGAAAGTTCCGCCAACGAGTTTCTTGCACTGATCCATTGTAATCATTCGAGAGGAGTAGTAGTGAGGGGTTGAATTCCTAGTAGCGAACCTTCCGGCAGGCGAGTGTGGGGGCAAAGACCAGGTCGGCTAAGCAATGGTCCTTATTTTCAAAAGGTGAGGGGATATCTTTAATGGCTTTCCAGGACAGAACGTTGAAGTGTAAAGACTGTGGGGCGGACTTTGTGTTCACTGCAGGGGAGCAAGAGTTTTATGCCGAAAAAGGTTTTGAAAACGACCCGGTACGCTGCCGTGAATGCCGTGAAGCCAGAAAGCGGAGCCGTGACGGCGGCTCGGCAACCCGTGAAATGTATGATGCTGTGTGCGCCAACTGCGGCGTAACCACTCAAGTGCCTTTTAAACCGCGTAATGACCGTCCGATTTACTGCCGCGAGTGTTTTAGCGCAAATCGTGATCGTTAAGCGATATCAGCCCGGAGCAATCCGGGCTTTATGTTTTTTTAGACAGAAACAAGCCCTATAAGGCAGGTTGGCTGTTCTTGTCGTGTATGATTTTACAAATTTTTTGTCGAATGTGGAATTTCTTCAATAAAAAGCTATGTAAGTAAATAAATGGGTATTCAAAACAACTCAGGAGTTTTCCACAAGAATAACCGTTTAAAACAGAGGTTATGAACAGGTTTATCCACATTATCCACAGGTTGTTGTGATAAGAAATGTGGAAAACGGGGATAACTGCAATGAGCAATGATAATACGCCGCTCCGCTTTACATTTTCATAACAAAAGTATTTGCGTAATTATGCATCGAGATGTATAATTATTTACACGGTTCCAATCAACCAAAATAACACCGGGGGGAATTATGATGAAAAAGTGGACAACGGCATTATTATTGGGAATATTTCTCCTGACGCTTTTTCTGGCAGGCTGCGGCGGTTCTGAGCCGGCTAAGGAACAGGCTAAAAAGGTGCTGCGGGTAGGCTCTGAAACCACGTATCCGCCTTTTGAGTTTCAGGATGAAAAAAGCAAAGAGTATGTAGGCTTTGATCTGGACTTAATACGGGCTGTGGGCAACCAGATGGGCTATGAAATCCAAATTCAGAGCATGGCCTTCGACGGGTTGATTCCGGCCCTGGAAGCCGGCAACATCGATGCTCTCATTTCAGCTATGACCATTACCGCAGAGCGGGCGAAAAAGGTTACTTTTTCTCAACCCTACTATAAATCCGGCCTGGCGATTATGGTCCGGCAAGACAACACAGATATCAAGGAATTTGACGACCTGACCGGCAAGAAAATCGCCGTGCAGATTGGCACCACCGGTGCGGATGAAGCCGCAAAGATTAAGGATGCTAAAATCAGCACCTTTAACAGTGCCCCCGAAGCCTTCCTGGAACTGAAAGCCGGCGGTGTGGACGCAGTAGTTAATGACCTGCCGGTGAACGAATACTATATCACCCAAGGCGGCGGTCAGGACGCCAAGATTGTGGGAAAAGCCCTGACCTCGGAAGATTACGGCATTGCTACCGCTAAAAAAAATACCGAACTGGCCGGTCAAATCGACAAGGCTTTGGCCGAACTTAAGAAAAACGGCGAGTATGAAAAAATCTACGTGAAATGGTTTGGCAGCAAGCCCCAATAACGGCGGACGCCTGGGGCAAAGGGCGACGGCGCGGAGCAATTCGCGCCGTTTTGGTTGACAGGCAGCGGTGACGCGCATATAATCGTATTGTGCAAAATGACGGACCCAAGACATCTCTTTGGAGATGCTGAGGATGATTGAAGGTGGGACAGGCAATGAATTTTGACTTTGACTTGGTGGTGCGTTCCTTTCCCCTGCTATTGCTGGGGGCGGGGATAACCCTTAAGATCACTGCGCTGAGTGTGGGCTTCGGCCTGCTGATCGGCATGTTTGTCGGCATGGCCAGGTTGGCGAAATCGGCGGTGGTCAGAATACCGGCATCTATCTATGTGCATTTTCTTCGCGGCACCCCTTTGCTGGTGCAGATCTTTTTGATTTATTTCGCCATACCGATTGTCATGGGGACTCGCGTAGATCCTTTTGTGGCGGCGGTTACCGCCTGCAGCATCAATAGCGGCGCCTATGTGGCCGAGATCTTTCGGGCCGGCATCCAGTCCATTGACAAGGGGCAGATGGAAGCCGGGCGCTCCCTGGGGATGAATTGGGTCCAGACCATGCGCTATATTATCCTGCCCCAGGCCTTAAAGCGAATCCTGCCGCCCCTGGGCAACGAATTTATTGCTATGTTGAAGGACTCTTCCCTGGTGTCGGCTATCGGCTTTGAGGAGTTGACTCGCCGGGGTCAGCTGATCATCGCCCGCACGTATGGTTCCTTTGAAATTTGGCTGAGCGTCGCTTTCATCTATCTCATTATGACCTTTACGATTTCCCGCCTGGTAGATTATCTGGAGCGGAGGTACAAGACCGATGATAAGCATTAAAGCAGTGCATAAAACCTTTGGCCGGCTGCATGTCCTCAAGGGCATTGACCTGGAGGTCCGGGAGCAGGAAGTGGTGGTTATCATCGGACCCAGCGGTTCGGGTAAAAG
The Acetonema longum DSM 6540 DNA segment above includes these coding regions:
- a CDS encoding zinc-ribbon domain containing protein, yielding MAFQDRTLKCKDCGADFVFTAGEQEFYAEKGFENDPVRCRECREARKRSRDGGSATREMYDAVCANCGVTTQVPFKPRNDRPIYCRECFSANRDR
- a CDS encoding amino acid ABC transporter permease — protein: MNFDFDLVVRSFPLLLLGAGITLKITALSVGFGLLIGMFVGMARLAKSAVVRIPASIYVHFLRGTPLLVQIFLIYFAIPIVMGTRVDPFVAAVTACSINSGAYVAEIFRAGIQSIDKGQMEAGRSLGMNWVQTMRYIILPQALKRILPPLGNEFIAMLKDSSLVSAIGFEELTRRGQLIIARTYGSFEIWLSVAFIYLIMTFTISRLVDYLERRYKTDDKH
- a CDS encoding basic amino acid ABC transporter substrate-binding protein, giving the protein MMKKWTTALLLGIFLLTLFLAGCGGSEPAKEQAKKVLRVGSETTYPPFEFQDEKSKEYVGFDLDLIRAVGNQMGYEIQIQSMAFDGLIPALEAGNIDALISAMTITAERAKKVTFSQPYYKSGLAIMVRQDNTDIKEFDDLTGKKIAVQIGTTGADEAAKIKDAKISTFNSAPEAFLELKAGGVDAVVNDLPVNEYYITQGGGQDAKIVGKALTSEDYGIATAKKNTELAGQIDKALAELKKNGEYEKIYVKWFGSKPQ